A window of Theropithecus gelada isolate Dixy chromosome 14, Tgel_1.0, whole genome shotgun sequence contains these coding sequences:
- the C14H11orf94 gene encoding uncharacterized protein C11orf94 homolog: MVLAMLGALHPRAGLSLFLHLILAVALLHSQPLRSQQSVPEAFSAPLELSQPLSGLVDDYGILPKHPWPRGPRPLLSRAQQRKRDGPDLAEYYYDAHL, translated from the exons ATGGTTCTCGCCATGCTGGGGGCTCTGCACCCCCGGGCTGGGCTCAGCCTCTTCCTCCACCTCATCCTGGCAGTGGCACTGCTTCACTCCCAGCCTCTGAG GTCTCAGCAGTCTGTTCCTGAGGCATTTTCCGCACCCCTGGAACTCTCGCAGCCACTCTCCGGCCTGGTGGATG aCTATGGCATCCTCCCCAAGCACCCGTGGCCGCGAGGGCCTCGACCCCTCCTGTCCCGGGCCCAGCAGCGCAAGCGGGATGGGCCCGACCTTGCTGAGTATTACTACGACGCACACCTATGA
- the MAPK8IP1 gene encoding C-Jun-amino-terminal kinase-interacting protein 1 isoform X2, whose translation MQLVLKMDSSPDNDSWLEDQWERWLTHDISLEEFEDEDLSEITDECGISLQCKDTLSLRPPRAGLLSAGGGGAGSRLQAEMLQMDLIDAAGDTPGAEDDEEDDDEERAARRSGAGPPKAESGQEPASRGQGQSQGQGQGPGSGDTYRPKRPTTLNLFPQVPRSQDTLNNNSLGKKHSWQDRVSRSSSPLKTGEQTPPHEHICLSDELPPQSSPAPTTDRGTSTDSPCRRSTATQMAPPGGPPAAPPGGRGHSHRDRIHYQADVRLEATEEIYLTPVQRPPDPAEPISAFLPPTESRMSVSSDPDPAAYPSTAGRPHPSISEEEEGFDCLSSPERAEPPGGGWRGSLGEPPPPPRASLSSDTSALSYDSVKYTLVVDEHAQLELVSLRPCFGDYSDESDSATVYDNCASVSSPYESAIGEEYEEAPRPQPPACLSEDSTPDEPDVHFSKKFLNVFMSGRSRSSSAESFGLFSCIINGEEQEQTHRAIFRFVPRHEDELELEVDDPLLVELQAEDYWYEAYNMRTGARGVFPAYYAIEVTKEPEHMAALAKNSDWVDQFRVKFLGSVQVPYHKGNDVLCAAMQKIATTRRLTVHFNPPSSCVLEISVRGVKIGVKADDSQEAKGNKCSHFFQLKNISFCGYHPKNNKYFGFITKHPADHRFACHVFVSEDSTKALAESVGRAFQQFYKQFVEYTCPTEDIYLE comes from the exons ATGCAGCTGGTGCTGAAGATGGATTCGAGCCCAGACAATGACAGCTGGTTGGAGGATCAATGGGAGCGCTG GCTCACCCACGACATCAGCCTGGAGGAGTTTGAGGATGAAGACCTCTCGGAGATCACTGATGAGTGTGGCATCAGCTTGCAGTGCAAAGACACCCTGTCCTTACGG CCCCCGCGCGCCGGGCTGCTCTctgcgggcggcggcggcgcggggaGCCGGTTGCAGGCCGAGATGCTGCAGATGGACCTGATCGACGCGGCGGGGGACACTCCCGGGGCCGAGGACGACGAGGAGGACGACGACGAGGAGCGCGCGGCCCGGCGGTCGGGAGCGGGGCCGCCCAAGGCCGAGTCCGGCCAGGAGCCGGCGTCCCGCGGCCAGGGCCAGAGccaaggccagggccagggcccgGGCAGCGGGGACACGTACCGGCCCAAGCGGCCCACCACGCTCAACCTCTTCCCGCAGGTGCCGCGGTCTCAG GACACACTGAATAATAATTCTCTGGGCAAAAAGCACAGTTGGCAGGATCGGGTGTCTCGATCATCCTCACCCCTGAAGACAG GGGAGCAGACGCCGCCACATGAACACATCTGCCTGAGTGATGAGCTGCCCCCCCAGAGCAGCCCCGCCCCCACCACAGACCGGGGCACCTCCACCGACAGCCCTTGCCGCCGCAGCACAGCCACCCAGATGGCACCTCCGGGGGGTCCCCCTGCTGCCCCGCCTGGGGGTCGGGGCCACTCGCATCGAGACCGAATCCACTACCAGGCCGATGTGCGACTAGAGGCCACTGAGGAGATCTACCTGACCCCAGTGCAGAGGCCCCCAGACCCTGCAGAGCCCATCTCCGCCTTCCTGCCGCCCACTGAGAGCCGGATGTCGGTCAGCTCCGATCCAGACCCTGCTGCCTACCCCTCCACGGCAGGGCGGCCACACCCCTCCATCAGTGAAGAGGAGGAGGGCTTCGACTGCCTGTCGTCCCCAGAGCGGGCTGAGCCCCCAGGCGGAGGGTGGCGGGGGAGCCTGGGGGAGCCGCCGCCACCTCCACGGGCCTCTCTGAGCTCGGACACCAGCGCCCTGTCCTACGACTCGGTCAAGTACACGCTGGTGGTGGATGAGCACGCACAGCTGGAGCTGGTGAGCCTGCGACCGTGCTTCGGAGACTACAGTGACGAGAGTGACTCGGCCACCGTCTATGACAACTGTGCCTCTGTCTCCTCGCCCTATGAGTCGGCCATCGGAGAGGAATATGAGGAGGCCCCCCGGCCCCagccccctgcctgcctctccgaGGATTCCACGCCTGACGAACCCGACGTCCATTTCTCCAAGAAGTTCCTGAACGTCTTCATGAGTGGCCGCTCCCGCTCCTCCA GTGCCGAGTCCTTCGGGCTGTTCTCCTGCATCATCAATGGGGAGGAGCAGGAGCAGACCCACCGGGCCATATTCAG GTTTGTGCCTCGACACGAAGACGAACTTGAGCTGGAAGTGGATGACCCTCTGCTAGTGGAGCTCCAGGCTGAAGACTACTGGTACGAGGCCTACAACATGCGCACCGGTGCCCGGGGCGTTTTTCCTGCCTATTACGCCATCGAGGTCACCAAGGAGCCCGAGCACATGGCAG CCCTGGCCAAAAACAGTGACTGGGTGGACCAGTTCCGGGTGAAGTTCCTGGGCTCAGTCCAGGTCCCCTATCACAAGGGCAATGACGTCCTCTGTGCCGCTATGCAAAAG ATTGCCACCACCCGCCGGCTCACCGTGCACTTTAACCCACCCTCCAGCTGCGTCCTGGAGATCAGCGTGCGGGGCGTGAAGATAGGCGTCAAGGCCGATGActcccaggaggccaag GGGAATAAATGTAGCCACTTTTTCCAGTTAAAAAACATCTCTTTCTGTGGATATCATCCAAAGAACAACAA GTACTTTGGGTTCATCACCAAGCACCCCGCCGACCACCGGTTTGCCTGCCATGTCTTTGTGTCTGAAGACTCCACCAAAGCCCTGGCAGAGTCCGTGGG GAGAGCATTCCAGCAGTTCTACAAGCAGTTTGTGGAGTACACCTGCCCCACAGAAGATATCTACCTGGAGTAG
- the MAPK8IP1 gene encoding C-Jun-amino-terminal kinase-interacting protein 1 isoform X1, with protein MAERESGGLGGGAASPPAASPFLGLHIASPPNFRLTHDISLEEFEDEDLSEITDECGISLQCKDTLSLRPPRAGLLSAGGGGAGSRLQAEMLQMDLIDAAGDTPGAEDDEEDDDEERAARRSGAGPPKAESGQEPASRGQGQSQGQGQGPGSGDTYRPKRPTTLNLFPQVPRSQDTLNNNSLGKKHSWQDRVSRSSSPLKTGEQTPPHEHICLSDELPPQSSPAPTTDRGTSTDSPCRRSTATQMAPPGGPPAAPPGGRGHSHRDRIHYQADVRLEATEEIYLTPVQRPPDPAEPISAFLPPTESRMSVSSDPDPAAYPSTAGRPHPSISEEEEGFDCLSSPERAEPPGGGWRGSLGEPPPPPRASLSSDTSALSYDSVKYTLVVDEHAQLELVSLRPCFGDYSDESDSATVYDNCASVSSPYESAIGEEYEEAPRPQPPACLSEDSTPDEPDVHFSKKFLNVFMSGRSRSSSAESFGLFSCIINGEEQEQTHRAIFRFVPRHEDELELEVDDPLLVELQAEDYWYEAYNMRTGARGVFPAYYAIEVTKEPEHMAALAKNSDWVDQFRVKFLGSVQVPYHKGNDVLCAAMQKIATTRRLTVHFNPPSSCVLEISVRGVKIGVKADDSQEAKGNKCSHFFQLKNISFCGYHPKNNKYFGFITKHPADHRFACHVFVSEDSTKALAESVGRAFQQFYKQFVEYTCPTEDIYLE; from the exons GCTCACCCACGACATCAGCCTGGAGGAGTTTGAGGATGAAGACCTCTCGGAGATCACTGATGAGTGTGGCATCAGCTTGCAGTGCAAAGACACCCTGTCCTTACGG CCCCCGCGCGCCGGGCTGCTCTctgcgggcggcggcggcgcggggaGCCGGTTGCAGGCCGAGATGCTGCAGATGGACCTGATCGACGCGGCGGGGGACACTCCCGGGGCCGAGGACGACGAGGAGGACGACGACGAGGAGCGCGCGGCCCGGCGGTCGGGAGCGGGGCCGCCCAAGGCCGAGTCCGGCCAGGAGCCGGCGTCCCGCGGCCAGGGCCAGAGccaaggccagggccagggcccgGGCAGCGGGGACACGTACCGGCCCAAGCGGCCCACCACGCTCAACCTCTTCCCGCAGGTGCCGCGGTCTCAG GACACACTGAATAATAATTCTCTGGGCAAAAAGCACAGTTGGCAGGATCGGGTGTCTCGATCATCCTCACCCCTGAAGACAG GGGAGCAGACGCCGCCACATGAACACATCTGCCTGAGTGATGAGCTGCCCCCCCAGAGCAGCCCCGCCCCCACCACAGACCGGGGCACCTCCACCGACAGCCCTTGCCGCCGCAGCACAGCCACCCAGATGGCACCTCCGGGGGGTCCCCCTGCTGCCCCGCCTGGGGGTCGGGGCCACTCGCATCGAGACCGAATCCACTACCAGGCCGATGTGCGACTAGAGGCCACTGAGGAGATCTACCTGACCCCAGTGCAGAGGCCCCCAGACCCTGCAGAGCCCATCTCCGCCTTCCTGCCGCCCACTGAGAGCCGGATGTCGGTCAGCTCCGATCCAGACCCTGCTGCCTACCCCTCCACGGCAGGGCGGCCACACCCCTCCATCAGTGAAGAGGAGGAGGGCTTCGACTGCCTGTCGTCCCCAGAGCGGGCTGAGCCCCCAGGCGGAGGGTGGCGGGGGAGCCTGGGGGAGCCGCCGCCACCTCCACGGGCCTCTCTGAGCTCGGACACCAGCGCCCTGTCCTACGACTCGGTCAAGTACACGCTGGTGGTGGATGAGCACGCACAGCTGGAGCTGGTGAGCCTGCGACCGTGCTTCGGAGACTACAGTGACGAGAGTGACTCGGCCACCGTCTATGACAACTGTGCCTCTGTCTCCTCGCCCTATGAGTCGGCCATCGGAGAGGAATATGAGGAGGCCCCCCGGCCCCagccccctgcctgcctctccgaGGATTCCACGCCTGACGAACCCGACGTCCATTTCTCCAAGAAGTTCCTGAACGTCTTCATGAGTGGCCGCTCCCGCTCCTCCA GTGCCGAGTCCTTCGGGCTGTTCTCCTGCATCATCAATGGGGAGGAGCAGGAGCAGACCCACCGGGCCATATTCAG GTTTGTGCCTCGACACGAAGACGAACTTGAGCTGGAAGTGGATGACCCTCTGCTAGTGGAGCTCCAGGCTGAAGACTACTGGTACGAGGCCTACAACATGCGCACCGGTGCCCGGGGCGTTTTTCCTGCCTATTACGCCATCGAGGTCACCAAGGAGCCCGAGCACATGGCAG CCCTGGCCAAAAACAGTGACTGGGTGGACCAGTTCCGGGTGAAGTTCCTGGGCTCAGTCCAGGTCCCCTATCACAAGGGCAATGACGTCCTCTGTGCCGCTATGCAAAAG ATTGCCACCACCCGCCGGCTCACCGTGCACTTTAACCCACCCTCCAGCTGCGTCCTGGAGATCAGCGTGCGGGGCGTGAAGATAGGCGTCAAGGCCGATGActcccaggaggccaag GGGAATAAATGTAGCCACTTTTTCCAGTTAAAAAACATCTCTTTCTGTGGATATCATCCAAAGAACAACAA GTACTTTGGGTTCATCACCAAGCACCCCGCCGACCACCGGTTTGCCTGCCATGTCTTTGTGTCTGAAGACTCCACCAAAGCCCTGGCAGAGTCCGTGGG GAGAGCATTCCAGCAGTTCTACAAGCAGTTTGTGGAGTACACCTGCCCCACAGAAGATATCTACCTGGAGTAG